In Paracoccus jeotgali, the following are encoded in one genomic region:
- a CDS encoding DEAD/DEAH box helicase, which yields MTLQDIAAPLAATLAERGYETLTSVQNAVLEPDLRGRDLLVSAQTGSGKTVAFGLAAAPDLLGGADVMPQSDAPLALAIAPTRELALQVATELSWLYRDTGAQVATCVGGMDYRTERRALARGAQIVVGTPGRLRDHIERGSLDLSALRVAVLDEADEMLDLGFREDLEFILGSAPEQRRTLMFSATVPPAIEKLARDFQRDGRRIAAMGEARQHGDITYRALTVAARDRENAIFNLLRYYEARTAIIFCKTRANVNHLLARMGNRGFRVVSLSGELSQQERTHALQALRDGRARVCIATDVAARGIDLPGLELVIHADLPTNYEILLHRSGRTGRAGAKGVSALIVPPAEYKKAQRLLQGAKVTAEWGQAPSADEVTARDDARMMQDPALNAELEDMTVADALLERLGPRQLAAAFVQLWREGRPPPEELSDMPAPGQAPPPRPAREFGASIWFTLSVGHSGRAEARWLLPKICEAGSITRDAIGAIRVREHETHVQIATGDAPRFGDEIELEPGLVMRRMRGEPDLTPQAPRPRLDKTDRKPHRKGPRTAEAPAAPPAPAAARETPAPAEKPARKWTPVQAEPEQAAPDHAPRPDRAPKPDDGKAHYGKPDHGKSDHGKPGSGKPGNGKPAYAKPAYAKSKPWDKSAKPGAAAKPFGKPAKPGAAAAKPYGKPASRPGAPKPAAKGSYAPKGKPARPGAVRSRPGGDAPPRRPKNRI from the coding sequence ATGACCCTACAAGATATTGCCGCGCCTCTGGCCGCGACGCTGGCCGAACGCGGCTATGAGACATTGACCTCGGTCCAGAACGCCGTTTTGGAACCCGATCTGCGCGGCCGCGACCTGCTGGTCTCGGCGCAGACCGGCTCGGGCAAGACGGTGGCCTTCGGGCTTGCCGCCGCGCCCGATCTGCTGGGCGGCGCAGATGTGATGCCGCAATCCGACGCGCCGCTGGCGCTGGCGATTGCGCCGACGCGCGAACTGGCGCTGCAGGTGGCGACCGAACTCAGCTGGCTTTACCGCGACACCGGCGCGCAGGTCGCGACCTGCGTCGGCGGCATGGATTACCGGACCGAGCGGCGGGCGCTGGCGCGTGGCGCGCAGATCGTCGTCGGCACCCCCGGCCGTCTGCGCGACCATATCGAGCGCGGCAGTCTGGACCTGTCGGCGCTGCGCGTCGCGGTTCTGGACGAGGCCGACGAGATGCTGGATCTGGGCTTTCGCGAGGATCTGGAATTCATCCTCGGCTCGGCCCCGGAACAGCGGCGGACGCTGATGTTCTCGGCCACCGTGCCGCCCGCGATCGAGAAACTGGCCCGCGATTTCCAGCGCGACGGACGCCGGATTGCGGCGATGGGCGAGGCGCGTCAGCATGGCGACATCACCTATCGCGCCCTGACCGTCGCCGCCCGCGACCGCGAGAACGCGATTTTCAACCTGCTGCGCTATTACGAGGCGCGGACCGCGATCATCTTCTGCAAGACCCGCGCCAATGTGAATCATCTGCTGGCGCGGATGGGCAATCGCGGTTTTCGCGTCGTCTCGCTGTCGGGCGAGCTGTCGCAACAGGAACGCACCCACGCGCTGCAGGCGCTGCGCGATGGCCGCGCCCGCGTCTGCATCGCGACCGACGTGGCCGCTCGCGGGATAGACCTGCCGGGGCTGGAACTGGTGATCCACGCCGATCTGCCGACGAATTACGAGATCCTGCTGCACCGCTCTGGCCGGACCGGACGGGCGGGCGCCAAGGGCGTCTCGGCGCTGATCGTGCCGCCTGCCGAGTATAAAAAGGCGCAGCGGTTGCTGCAGGGGGCCAAGGTCACGGCGGAATGGGGGCAGGCGCCCTCGGCCGACGAGGTCACGGCCCGCGACGACGCCCGCATGATGCAGGACCCGGCGCTGAATGCCGAGCTTGAGGACATGACCGTGGCCGATGCGCTGCTCGAACGTCTGGGTCCGCGGCAACTCGCGGCCGCCTTCGTCCAGCTTTGGCGCGAAGGCCGCCCGCCGCCGGAAGAGCTGTCGGACATGCCCGCCCCCGGTCAGGCGCCGCCACCGCGTCCGGCGCGCGAATTCGGGGCCTCGATCTGGTTTACCCTCTCGGTCGGCCATAGCGGCCGGGCCGAGGCGCGCTGGCTGCTGCCCAAGATCTGCGAGGCCGGCAGCATCACCCGCGACGCCATCGGCGCGATCCGCGTGCGCGAGCACGAGACCCATGTCCAGATCGCGACCGGCGACGCCCCCCGCTTTGGCGACGAGATCGAGCTGGAACCGGGTCTGGTCATGCGCCGGATGCGCGGTGAGCCGGACCTGACCCCGCAGGCCCCGCGCCCGCGTCTGGACAAGACGGATCGCAAGCCGCATCGCAAGGGCCCACGCACGGCCGAGGCACCCGCCGCGCCGCCGGCACCGGCCGCGGCGCGGGAGACCCCCGCGCCTGCCGAAAAGCCGGCGCGGAAATGGACGCCGGTTCAGGCCGAACCCGAACAGGCCGCGCCGGACCACGCCCCGCGTCCCGACCGCGCGCCCAAGCCGGATGATGGCAAGGCCCATTATGGCAAGCCCGATCATGGCAAATCGGACCATGGCAAGCCGGGCAGCGGCAAGCCCGGCAACGGCAAGCCCGCCTACGCCAAGCCTGCCTACGCGAAGTCCAAGCCCTGGGACAAATCCGCCAAACCGGGCGCGGCTGCCAAACCCTTTGGCAAACCCGCCAAGCCCGGCGCGGCCGCAGCCAAGCCCTATGGCAAGCCCGCCAGCCGCCCCGGCGCGCCCAAGCCCGCCGCCAAGGGCAGCTATGCGCCCAAGGGCAAGCCGGCCCGGCCCGGTGCGGTGCGCAGCCGGCCGGGTGGCGACGCCCCGCCGCGCCGTCCCAAGAACCGCATCTAG
- a CDS encoding MFS transporter: MSQAAPISAPPPPAAATAPERTTWLILGWISLCHLLNDVTQSLLAAIYPLLKAEFALQFWQIGLLTFAFQGTASLLQPAVGLMTDRRPMPMSLPLGMTSSLLGLVALALAPNYPVLVTGAMLIGVGSAIFHPESSRVARMASGGRYGTAQSLFQVGGNAGSAMGPLLAAFIVVPQGRGSILWFTVLAALGIVILTRVGRWYGERVRASAGARMRVVTHGLSRRRVRQAVVVLALLTFSKNIYTASITSYYMFFLIDRFGLSQQQSQLMLFLFLAAMAAGVMLGGPLGDRFRPLTVIWISILGVLPFTLALPYVGLFATGVLTVIIGVILASAFPAIVVFAQELVPGRVGLIAGIFFGFAFGMGGVAAAVLGLVADSHGVAFVYKICAFMPLMGLLAILLPRKAELAGLTLGPGPAKAP; this comes from the coding sequence ATGTCGCAGGCTGCCCCCATCTCTGCCCCGCCGCCCCCGGCCGCGGCCACCGCGCCCGAGCGGACGACCTGGCTCATTCTGGGCTGGATCAGCCTCTGCCATCTGCTGAACGACGTGACGCAATCGCTGCTGGCGGCGATCTATCCGCTGCTCAAGGCCGAATTCGCGCTGCAGTTCTGGCAGATTGGGCTGCTGACATTCGCCTTTCAGGGCACCGCCTCGCTGCTGCAACCCGCCGTGGGTCTGATGACCGACCGCCGCCCGATGCCGATGTCGCTGCCGCTGGGCATGACCTCGTCGCTGCTGGGGCTGGTGGCGCTGGCGCTGGCGCCGAATTATCCGGTGCTGGTCACCGGGGCGATGCTGATCGGCGTCGGCTCGGCGATCTTTCACCCCGAATCGAGCCGGGTGGCGCGGATGGCTTCGGGCGGGCGCTATGGCACCGCGCAATCGCTGTTTCAGGTCGGCGGCAATGCCGGGTCCGCGATGGGTCCGCTGCTGGCGGCGTTCATCGTGGTGCCGCAGGGGCGCGGGTCGATCCTGTGGTTCACGGTGCTGGCGGCGCTGGGCATCGTCATCCTGACCCGCGTCGGGCGCTGGTATGGCGAGCGGGTGCGCGCCTCGGCCGGGGCGCGGATGCGGGTGGTCACGCATGGGCTGTCGCGTCGTCGGGTGCGGCAGGCGGTGGTGGTGCTGGCGCTGCTGACCTTTTCCAAGAACATCTACACCGCGTCGATCACCAGCTATTACATGTTCTTCCTGATCGACCGCTTCGGCCTTAGCCAGCAGCAATCGCAGCTGATGCTGTTCCTGTTCCTGGCCGCGATGGCGGCGGGGGTGATGCTGGGCGGGCCGCTGGGCGACCGCTTCCGGCCGCTGACGGTGATCTGGATCTCGATCCTGGGGGTGCTGCCCTTCACGCTGGCGCTGCCCTATGTCGGGCTGTTCGCGACCGGGGTGCTGACGGTGATCATCGGCGTCATCCTAGCCTCGGCCTTCCCGGCCATCGTGGTCTTTGCGCAGGAACTGGTGCCGGGCCGGGTCGGGCTGATCGCGGGGATCTTCTTCGGCTTTGCCTTCGGCATGGGCGGGGTCGCGGCGGCCGTGCTGGGGCTGGTCGCCGACAGCCACGGCGTCGCCTTCGTCTACAAGATCTGCGCCTTCATGCCGCTGATGGGGCTGCTGGCGATCCTGCTGCCGCGCAAGGCGGAACTGGCGGGCTTGACCCTTGGCCCCGGCCCGGCCAAGGCGCCATAG
- a CDS encoding DsbA family protein — protein sequence MTDPRPTLSAIDRRSLIAAGAGAAAVSLLPAAASARIPHPNPMPAELRKALERNPATPVLGNPKGDVTLTEFFDYNCPFCRKNMKDVQRLINEDKQLRVVFREWPVFGEGSMFATKASLASLRQGKYWAFHSAMMTMTGRAEEATVLRAARQVGLDIDKLRADMEKREILDQIYETMDLADTMMLTGTPSFIAGHEAAFGKLSLSDLKSLVADARKYEV from the coding sequence ATGACCGATCCACGCCCCACCCTTTCCGCCATCGACCGGCGCAGCCTGATCGCGGCAGGCGCCGGGGCCGCAGCGGTCAGCCTGCTGCCGGCGGCGGCAAGCGCGCGCATCCCGCATCCCAACCCGATGCCGGCCGAGCTGCGCAAGGCGCTGGAACGCAACCCCGCGACACCGGTTCTGGGCAACCCCAAGGGCGATGTCACGCTGACCGAGTTTTTCGACTATAACTGCCCCTTCTGCCGCAAGAACATGAAGGACGTGCAGCGTCTCATCAACGAGGACAAGCAGCTGCGCGTGGTGTTCCGCGAATGGCCGGTCTTTGGCGAGGGCTCGATGTTCGCGACCAAGGCCTCGCTCGCCTCGCTGCGGCAGGGGAAATACTGGGCCTTTCACAGCGCCATGATGACCATGACCGGCCGCGCGGAAGAGGCGACGGTGCTGCGCGCCGCGCGTCAGGTCGGCCTCGACATCGACAAGCTGCGCGCGGACATGGAAAAGCGCGAGATCCTCGACCAGATCTACGAGACGATGGATCTGGCCGACACCATGATGCTGACCGGCACGCCCAGCTTCATCGCCGGGCACGAGGCGGCGTTCGGCAAGCTGTCGCTGTCGGATCTGAAATCGCTGGTTGCGGATGCCCGCAAATACGAGGTCTAG
- a CDS encoding inorganic phosphate transporter, producing the protein MPGTDLKSWKTLNKDLARFASLEQAAAYVSRPLVAPGIALAFMVLVGLTVAGFAGITPATAIVIAAAVVGAYMALNIGANDVANNMGPAVGARAMTIGSALIIAAICETAGALLAGGEVVSTISRGIVAPEAVAQPGVFVWAMFSALLAGALWINLATWIGAPVSTTHAIVGGVMGAGIAAAGFGAVNWPTMGAIVASWVISPLLGGVIAAMFLAFIKTRIIYTPDILHSARRWVPLLIGIMAGTFAAYLALKGLSKVWDVGLGLALQIGLVVAVLTALVMRPIIARQSVGLENRKKSLKELFAIPLVLSAALLSFAHGANDVANAVGPLAAIVHAVQDGTSGDQVQIPLWVMLIGALGLSVGLLLFGPKLINIVGNEITRLNAVRAYCVALSAAVTVIIASWLGLPVSSTHIAIGGIFGVGFFREWYHEKIIGERRDDTESSPELRRRRKVVRRTHFTTILAAWVITVPASALLSAGLFLLFLRFWH; encoded by the coding sequence ATGCCGGGAACCGATCTGAAAAGCTGGAAGACGCTGAACAAGGATCTCGCGCGTTTCGCCAGTCTCGAGCAGGCTGCGGCCTATGTCTCGCGGCCGCTGGTCGCGCCGGGCATCGCGCTGGCCTTCATGGTGCTGGTCGGGCTGACCGTCGCCGGCTTCGCCGGGATCACCCCGGCCACGGCCATTGTCATCGCGGCGGCGGTGGTGGGCGCCTATATGGCGCTGAACATTGGCGCGAACGACGTCGCCAACAATATGGGCCCGGCGGTGGGCGCGCGGGCCATGACCATCGGCAGCGCCCTGATCATCGCCGCGATCTGCGAAACCGCGGGCGCGCTGCTGGCGGGGGGCGAGGTCGTGTCGACCATCTCGCGCGGGATCGTCGCGCCCGAGGCGGTGGCCCAGCCCGGCGTCTTCGTCTGGGCGATGTTCTCGGCGCTGCTGGCGGGGGCGCTGTGGATCAACCTCGCCACATGGATCGGCGCCCCGGTCTCGACCACCCACGCCATCGTCGGCGGGGTCATGGGCGCGGGCATCGCCGCGGCAGGGTTCGGCGCGGTCAACTGGCCAACCATGGGCGCGATCGTCGCCAGCTGGGTGATCTCGCCCCTGCTGGGCGGGGTGATCGCGGCGATGTTCCTGGCCTTCATCAAGACCCGCATCATCTATACGCCCGACATCCTGCACTCGGCCCGGCGCTGGGTGCCGCTGCTGATCGGCATCATGGCCGGCACCTTCGCCGCCTATCTGGCGCTGAAGGGGCTGAGCAAAGTCTGGGATGTGGGGCTGGGCCTCGCGCTGCAAATCGGGCTGGTCGTGGCGGTGCTGACGGCGCTGGTCATGCGCCCGATCATCGCGCGGCAGTCGGTCGGGCTGGAGAACCGCAAGAAATCGCTGAAGGAGCTGTTCGCGATCCCGCTGGTCCTGTCGGCGGCGCTGCTGTCCTTCGCCCATGGCGCGAATGACGTGGCCAACGCGGTCGGGCCGCTGGCGGCGATTGTCCATGCGGTGCAGGACGGCACCTCGGGCGATCAGGTGCAGATCCCGCTGTGGGTCATGCTGATCGGGGCGCTGGGGCTGTCGGTCGGGCTGCTGCTGTTCGGGCCGAAGCTGATCAACATCGTCGGCAACGAGATCACCCGGCTGAACGCGGTGCGCGCCTATTGCGTGGCGCTGTCGGCGGCGGTGACGGTCATCATCGCGTCGTGGCTGGGGCTGCCGGTCAGCTCGACCCATATCGCCATCGGCGGCATTTTCGGCGTCGGCTTCTTCCGCGAATGGTATCACGAGAAGATCATCGGCGAGCGCCGCGACGACACCGAATCCTCGCCAGAGCTGCGCCGCCGCCGCAAGGTCGTGCGCCGCACGCATTTCACCACCATCCTCGCGGCGTGGGTCATCACGGTGCCGGCCTCGGCGCTGCTGTCGGCAGGGTTGTTCCTGCTGTTCCTAAGGTTCTGGCACTGA
- a CDS encoding tellurite resistance TerB family protein: MFRNLISRLFGQDEPTTRLSGQDAEVALAALLVRVARADDRYSKEEEQRIDRILARRRGLDMTEAAERRAAAEMIEAEAPDTVRFTRLIKDRIALEDRSEILAALWEVTYADGTRSPAEESLVRLVAGLMGVSDLDSGLIRQRVTREMGLDEA; the protein is encoded by the coding sequence ATGTTCCGCAACCTTATCTCTCGCCTTTTCGGCCAGGACGAACCCACGACCCGGCTGAGTGGCCAGGACGCCGAGGTTGCGCTTGCCGCGCTGCTGGTCCGGGTGGCCCGCGCCGATGACCGCTACTCAAAGGAAGAAGAGCAGCGCATCGACCGGATTCTGGCCCGCCGTCGCGGTCTGGACATGACCGAGGCCGCCGAACGCCGCGCCGCCGCCGAGATGATCGAGGCCGAGGCGCCGGACACCGTGCGCTTCACCCGGCTGATCAAGGACCGCATCGCGCTGGAGGACCGCAGTGAGATCCTCGCCGCCCTGTGGGAGGTCACCTATGCCGACGGCACCCGCAGCCCGGCCGAGGAATCACTGGTCCGGCTGGTGGCGGGGCTGATGGGCGTCAGCGACCTGGATTCTGGCCTGATCCGGCAGCGCGTGACCCGCGAAATGGGCCTCGACGAGGCCTGA
- the ppk2 gene encoding polyphosphate kinase 2, with amino-acid sequence MTDDPQDWLKAELIDSFDEDYEIELEDAILSREIRQIYRDTHPDPLDRKIYFFELLRLQAELIRLQDWVSHYREKIIVLFEGRDSAGKGGAIKRITQRLNPRVARVVALPAPSEREKSQWYFQRYVPHLPAGGEIVLFDRSWYNRAGVERVMGFANDTQIEQFFQDVPEFERMLVRSGIRLVKYWFSVSDEEQQMRFLMRLHDPLKQWKLSPMDLQSRVRWEAYTKAKEEMFKRTNIPEAPWYIVPGNDKRRARLNCIDHLLSLIPYTDVPQEEITLPDRVFNLDYERQVLPRSLYVPQKY; translated from the coding sequence ATGACCGACGACCCGCAAGACTGGCTCAAGGCCGAACTGATCGACTCCTTCGACGAGGATTACGAGATCGAGCTCGAGGACGCGATCCTCAGCCGCGAGATCCGCCAGATCTATCGCGACACCCATCCCGACCCGCTGGATCGCAAGATCTATTTCTTCGAGCTGCTGCGCCTTCAGGCCGAGTTGATCCGGCTGCAGGACTGGGTCAGCCACTACCGCGAGAAGATCATCGTGCTGTTCGAGGGCCGCGACAGCGCCGGCAAGGGCGGCGCGATCAAGCGCATCACCCAGCGCCTCAACCCGCGCGTGGCCCGCGTCGTGGCCCTGCCGGCGCCGTCCGAACGCGAGAAGTCGCAATGGTATTTCCAGCGCTACGTCCCCCATCTGCCCGCCGGGGGCGAGATCGTGCTGTTCGACCGCAGTTGGTACAACCGCGCCGGGGTCGAGCGGGTGATGGGTTTCGCCAACGACACCCAGATCGAGCAGTTCTTTCAGGACGTCCCCGAGTTCGAGCGGATGCTGGTCCGTTCCGGCATCCGGCTGGTGAAATACTGGTTCTCGGTCAGCGACGAGGAACAGCAGATGCGCTTCCTGATGCGGCTGCACGATCCGCTCAAGCAGTGGAAGCTGTCGCCCATGGACCTGCAATCCCGCGTCCGCTGGGAGGCCTATACCAAGGCCAAGGAAGAGATGTTCAAGCGCACCAACATCCCCGAGGCGCCGTGGTACATCGTCCCCGGCAACGACAAGCGCCGCGCGCGGCTGAACTGCATCGACCACCTGCTGTCGCTGATCCCCTATACCGACGTCCCGCAGGAAGAGATCACCCTGCCCGACCGGGTCTTCAACCTCGATTACGAACGTCAGGTGCTGCCGCGTTCGCTGTATGTGCCGCAGAAATACTGA
- a CDS encoding methyl-accepting chemotaxis protein: MPDSSHLTDTHRIKALGLAQAMIEYSTEGVILDVNETFLALMGFRRDEIIGRHHRMFVDSETAASAEYAQAWQDLAKGRPVTGEFQRITRTGGRVCINGSYVPVRDDNGQVCTILKMATDVTASKAAVAAITDALAQLAEGNLTFRITQDVPPEFRPVRDSLNRTVKIFARMVEEIRDRAASINNEAGQIAQAAVDLAQRGESQAASLEQTAAAVEQISGNTSMTSGAAQEANGAARQAERVVHHGNEVVADAVAAIERIEQHTRSMAEFTRVIENFAFQTNLLSINAAVEAARAGEVGRGFAVVAQEVRNLAQQSGKASQSIAELIAKSGTEVQSGAALVRQTGKALNDIQTAVRGMAENISGIAHATAEQATGVQEVSSALSHLDGANQANLAMSEEYAGAAKALSAQMNDLTRLLSGFETPTTLSRRRPAMPDHHGQVA; encoded by the coding sequence ATGCCCGATTCTTCCCATCTGACCGACACTCACCGAATCAAGGCGCTTGGTCTGGCTCAGGCGATGATCGAATACTCGACCGAAGGTGTGATCCTCGACGTGAACGAGACCTTTCTCGCGCTGATGGGCTTTCGCCGGGACGAGATCATCGGCCGGCACCACCGCATGTTCGTCGACAGCGAAACCGCCGCCAGCGCCGAATACGCGCAGGCATGGCAGGATCTGGCCAAGGGCAGGCCCGTGACGGGAGAGTTCCAGCGCATCACCCGGACCGGCGGCCGGGTCTGCATCAATGGCAGCTATGTGCCGGTGCGCGACGATAACGGACAGGTCTGCACGATCCTGAAAATGGCCACCGATGTCACCGCCAGCAAGGCCGCCGTCGCCGCGATCACCGACGCGCTCGCGCAGCTGGCCGAGGGCAATCTGACCTTCCGCATCACCCAGGATGTCCCGCCAGAGTTCCGCCCGGTCCGCGACAGCCTGAACCGGACCGTCAAGATCTTTGCCCGCATGGTCGAGGAAATCCGCGACCGCGCCGCCTCGATCAACAACGAGGCCGGCCAGATCGCGCAGGCGGCGGTCGATCTGGCGCAGCGCGGCGAAAGCCAGGCGGCCTCGCTGGAGCAGACGGCGGCGGCGGTGGAACAGATCTCGGGCAACACCTCGATGACCAGCGGCGCCGCGCAAGAGGCCAATGGCGCCGCCCGTCAGGCCGAACGCGTCGTCCACCACGGCAACGAGGTCGTGGCCGACGCCGTGGCCGCGATCGAGCGGATCGAGCAGCACACCCGCAGCATGGCCGAATTCACCCGGGTCATCGAGAACTTCGCCTTTCAGACCAACCTTCTGTCCATCAACGCCGCCGTCGAGGCCGCGCGCGCGGGCGAGGTCGGGCGCGGGTTCGCGGTGGTCGCGCAAGAGGTCCGCAACCTTGCCCAGCAATCCGGCAAGGCTTCGCAAAGCATTGCCGAGCTGATCGCCAAAAGCGGGACCGAGGTGCAGTCGGGCGCGGCGCTGGTGCGCCAGACCGGCAAGGCGCTCAACGACATCCAGACCGCGGTGCGCGGCATGGCCGAGAACATCTCGGGCATTGCCCATGCCACCGCCGAACAGGCGACCGGCGTGCAAGAGGTGTCGTCGGCCCTGTCGCATCTGGACGGGGCCAACCAGGCCAACCTCGCCATGTCCGAGGAATATGCCGGCGCCGCCAAGGCGCTGTCGGCGCAGATGAACGATCTGACCCGGCTGCTGTCCGGTTTCGAAACGCCGACCACGCTGTCGCGGCGCCGCCCGGCGATGCCCGACCACCACGGGCAGGTCGCCTGA
- a CDS encoding TIGR00282 family metallophosphoesterase, with translation MRILFLGDVMGRAGRAAISGRLAGLKDSLRVDFCVVNGENASGGMGLTAGHAQLLLDAGADVVTLGDHAFDQKDMLGFIDKEPRVLRPINFAKDAPGRGAGVFSASRGRKVLVAQVLGNVFMRRAYDDPFSALDGALRAYPMGAMAGVQAAVVDFHAEATSEKMAAGHFCDGRASLVVGTHTHVPTADAQVLPRGTGYQTDAGMCGDYDSIIGMDKAEPMRRFVTGMSRDRFTPAMGEATLSGVLVETNDQTGLAQTVWPIRDGGRLPQAAP, from the coding sequence ATGCGGATATTGTTTCTGGGCGACGTGATGGGGCGGGCCGGGCGTGCGGCGATCAGCGGGCGTCTGGCCGGGCTGAAGGACTCGCTGCGGGTCGATTTCTGCGTCGTGAACGGCGAGAACGCCTCGGGCGGGATGGGGCTGACGGCCGGTCACGCCCAGCTTTTGCTGGATGCCGGCGCCGATGTGGTCACGCTGGGCGACCACGCCTTTGATCAAAAGGACATGCTGGGCTTTATCGACAAAGAGCCGCGCGTGCTGCGCCCGATCAACTTTGCCAAGGACGCGCCGGGACGGGGCGCGGGGGTGTTTTCCGCCTCGCGCGGGCGCAAGGTGCTGGTGGCGCAGGTGCTGGGCAACGTCTTCATGCGCCGGGCTTATGACGATCCGTTCTCGGCACTCGACGGGGCGCTGCGGGCCTATCCGATGGGCGCGATGGCGGGGGTGCAGGCGGCGGTGGTCGATTTCCACGCCGAGGCGACGTCCGAAAAGATGGCCGCCGGGCATTTCTGCGACGGGCGCGCCAGTCTGGTCGTCGGCACCCACACCCATGTCCCGACCGCTGACGCGCAGGTCCTGCCGCGCGGCACCGGCTATCAGACCGATGCCGGAATGTGCGGCGATTACGACAGCATCATCGGCATGGACAAGGCCGAGCCAATGCGCCGCTTCGTCACCGGGATGAGCCGCGACCGCTTTACCCCGGCCATGGGCGAGGCGACGCTGTCGGGCGTGCTGGTCGAGACCAACGACCAGACCGGGCTGGCGCAGACGGTCTGGCCGATCCGCGACGGGGGCCGCCTGCCGCAGGCGGCGCCGTGA